Proteins from a genomic interval of Enterobacter sp. JBIWA008:
- a CDS encoding inverse autotransporter beta domain-containing protein: MKKNLIRKTALATLLVQFLSPLSVAFTPAIASAAQSNRDTTATADVNDNQAAARLARAASRAGTFLSNAPDTDAAASLASASASGYASAEVQQWLSQFGTARTTIDVDKDFSLKGSSLDLLVPLHDSPDLLTFAQGGIRRADDRTQSSLGLGVRSFGPDSMLGASAFIDHDLSRSHTRAGLGIEYWRDNLRLGANSYMRLSGWKDSPDVTDYLERPANGWDITARGWLPSLPQLGASLGFERYYGKEVGLFGHSNRQKDPYAATAGLNWTPFPLLTLNAGQRQGKGSASDSRLGLELRYTPGVSWTHQTSPDSVAALRSLSGARHDLVERNSNIVLEYKKKEVIFLKTQEQVTGYAGEQKPLSVEIKSRHPAERIEWQSPELEAAGGIIMSSGPYSHAVILPAWQPGRAVHGNTYTVRGVAVDSRGNRSAASSTRVVVSQAAISPALSGLSLSSLNLVPDGTSAQKVTLTLRDAAGNPVDVDESEIVTERSDNTNKNAARAARGLARVGHFVRISAGSYDLTVTPGTKEEHFTLTPYVRGYSAGTITVNISQTLSDANSSLVVGQPVTDTDTQVPVMLTLRDEASIPINGQKVRFSSGQDGVTFSDVQESAGGVYTATMRATRTGVVTVSAIVNGIQLAQPQATVTVKAGSVSQTTSTLKTDRTGYASHEDVVLTLTLKDASGNSVTEVDLASATFTGPGLQEKEGSAWTQAGGVWTRTFTATRAGTGLTASVTLGDRTVTSAAYTITAGAASAANSTLAVSGGANGTFTAGDEMTVTFTPRDAQDNPATITAETADTITVAGAAPAEGSAWTQAGGVWTRTFTATRAGTGLTASVTLGDRTVTSAAYTITAGAASAANSTLAVSGGANGTFTAGDEMTVTFTPRDAQDNPATITAETADTITVAGAAPAEGSAWTQAGGVWTRTFTATRAGTGLTASVTLGDRTVTSAAYTITAGAASAANSTLAVSGGANGTFTAGDEMTVTFTPRDAQDNPATITAETADTITVAGAAPAEGSAWTQAGGVWTRTFTATRAGTGLTASVTLGDRTVTSAAYTITAGAASAANSTLAVSGGANGTFTAGDEMTVTFTPRDAQDNPATITAETADTITVAGAAPAEGSAWTQAGGVWTRTFTATRAGTGLTASVTLGDRTVTSAAYTITAGAASAANSTLAVSGGANGTFTAGDEMTVTFTPRDAQDNPATITAETADTITVAGAAPAEGSAWTQADGVWTRTFTATTADTGLTAGITLGDGSITSAAYTITAGAASAANSTLAVSGGANGTFTAGDEMTVTFTPRDAQDNPATITAETADTITVAGAAPAEGSAWTQADGVWTRTFTATTADTGLTAGITLGDGSITSAAYTITAGAASAANSTLAVSGGANGTFTAGDEMTVTFTPRDAQDNPATITAETADTITVAGAAPAEGSAWTQAGGVWTRTFTATRAGTGLTASVTLGDRTVTSAAYTITAGAASAANSTLAVSGGANGTFTAGDEMTVTFTPRDAQDNPATITAETADTITVAGAAPAEGSAWTQADGVWTRTFTATTADTGLTASVTLGDGTVTSAAYTITAGAPSAATSTFVVSGNTFRIGDEMTVTFTAIDAFNNPTNIDPTVLGILVNLEGAVQAEGSTWTQVDDGVWTTIFIATTATEEGALMTGGFMLADGGISTGPYNITASATN; the protein is encoded by the coding sequence GTGAAAAAAAATCTTATTCGGAAAACCGCACTCGCCACACTTTTGGTGCAGTTTTTATCTCCATTATCTGTTGCCTTTACCCCGGCTATTGCCTCTGCCGCTCAGTCAAACCGCGACACCACCGCGACCGCCGACGTGAACGACAATCAGGCAGCCGCACGCCTTGCCCGGGCCGCATCCCGGGCAGGGACCTTTTTGAGCAACGCCCCGGATACCGATGCCGCTGCATCACTCGCCAGTGCAAGCGCCAGCGGGTACGCCAGTGCCGAAGTCCAGCAGTGGCTCAGCCAGTTCGGCACGGCGCGCACCACCATTGACGTTGATAAGGACTTCTCACTGAAGGGCTCCTCTCTCGACCTGCTGGTGCCACTGCACGACTCGCCTGACCTGCTCACCTTTGCCCAGGGCGGTATCCGCCGGGCGGACGACCGCACGCAGTCCTCCCTCGGCCTCGGCGTGCGCAGCTTCGGGCCCGACAGCATGCTCGGCGCCAGCGCCTTTATCGACCACGACCTCTCCCGCAGCCACACCCGGGCGGGGCTCGGTATTGAATACTGGCGCGACAACCTCCGCCTTGGCGCCAACAGCTACATGCGCCTATCGGGCTGGAAGGACTCCCCGGACGTCACCGACTACCTTGAGCGTCCTGCAAACGGCTGGGACATTACCGCCCGCGGCTGGCTTCCTTCCCTGCCGCAGCTCGGCGCCTCGCTGGGCTTTGAGCGCTACTACGGTAAAGAGGTGGGCCTGTTCGGACACAGCAACCGCCAGAAGGACCCTTATGCCGCCACTGCAGGCCTGAACTGGACGCCGTTCCCGCTGCTCACCCTGAACGCCGGGCAGCGTCAGGGCAAGGGCTCGGCCAGCGACTCCCGCCTGGGTCTTGAGCTGCGCTACACCCCGGGTGTATCCTGGACGCATCAGACCAGTCCTGACTCCGTCGCCGCACTGCGTAGTCTGAGCGGTGCTCGCCATGACCTTGTCGAGCGCAACAGCAACATTGTCCTCGAGTACAAAAAGAAAGAGGTCATATTCCTGAAGACCCAGGAGCAGGTCACTGGCTACGCTGGCGAGCAGAAGCCCCTGAGCGTGGAGATAAAGAGCCGGCATCCTGCTGAGCGCATTGAGTGGCAGTCGCCAGAGCTGGAGGCGGCCGGAGGGATTATCATGTCTTCCGGCCCGTATTCTCACGCTGTTATACTACCGGCCTGGCAGCCGGGAAGAGCTGTCCACGGCAATACCTATACGGTACGCGGCGTTGCCGTGGACAGCCGGGGCAACCGCTCTGCCGCGTCCAGCACCCGCGTTGTCGTTTCACAGGCAGCCATCAGTCCCGCACTGTCGGGCCTGAGCCTTTCGTCGCTTAATCTGGTCCCGGACGGCACCAGTGCGCAGAAAGTCACCCTCACCCTGCGCGATGCAGCCGGCAATCCGGTTGACGTGGACGAAAGTGAGATTGTTACGGAACGCAGCGATAATACCAACAAAAACGCAGCGCGGGCTGCACGCGGTCTCGCCCGGGTGGGGCATTTCGTACGTATCTCTGCCGGCAGCTATGACCTGACGGTTACTCCGGGAACGAAGGAGGAGCACTTCACGCTGACTCCGTATGTGCGCGGCTACAGCGCCGGCACCATCACTGTCAACATCAGCCAGACTCTGAGTGATGCTAACTCCTCACTGGTGGTCGGGCAGCCTGTTACCGACACAGATACGCAGGTGCCTGTAATGCTTACGCTGCGTGATGAGGCGAGCATTCCGATTAACGGCCAGAAGGTGAGATTCAGCAGCGGTCAGGACGGCGTCACCTTCTCTGACGTGCAGGAGTCTGCTGGCGGGGTTTACACTGCCACTATGCGCGCCACGCGGACGGGCGTAGTGACGGTGAGCGCTATTGTGAACGGCATCCAGCTGGCGCAGCCGCAGGCCACCGTCACCGTGAAAGCGGGCTCTGTCTCGCAGACCACTTCAACCCTGAAAACAGACCGTACAGGTTATGCCAGTCATGAGGACGTGGTACTGACACTGACTCTGAAGGATGCATCCGGCAACAGTGTGACGGAGGTGGATCTTGCCTCTGCCACATTTACTGGTCCGGGGCTACAGGAGAAGGAGGGCTCAGCCTGGACGCAGGCCGGCGGCGTCTGGACCCGCACCTTCACCGCGACGAGGGCGGGCACCGGCCTGACGGCCAGCGTCACGCTGGGCGACAGAACCGTCACCTCCGCCGCGTACACCATCACGGCGGGCGCGGCTTCTGCGGCCAACTCCACCCTTGCCGTCAGCGGCGGCGCTAACGGCACGTTCACTGCCGGAGACGAGATGACCGTCACCTTCACCCCGCGCGACGCGCAGGATAACCCGGCGACCATCACGGCTGAGACTGCGGACACCATCACCGTGGCGGGCGCCGCGCCGGCCGAGGGCTCAGCCTGGACGCAGGCCGGCGGCGTCTGGACCCGCACCTTCACCGCGACGAGGGCGGGCACCGGCCTGACGGCCAGCGTCACGCTGGGCGACAGAACCGTCACCTCCGCCGCGTACACCATCACGGCGGGCGCGGCTTCTGCGGCCAACTCCACCCTTGCCGTCAGCGGCGGCGCTAACGGCACGTTCACTGCCGGAGACGAGATGACCGTCACCTTCACCCCGCGCGACGCGCAGGATAACCCGGCGACCATCACGGCTGAGACTGCGGACACCATCACCGTGGCGGGCGCCGCGCCGGCCGAGGGCTCAGCCTGGACGCAGGCCGGCGGCGTCTGGACCCGCACCTTCACCGCGACGAGGGCGGGCACCGGCCTGACGGCCAGCGTCACGCTGGGCGACAGAACCGTCACCTCCGCCGCGTACACCATCACGGCGGGCGCGGCTTCTGCGGCCAACTCCACCCTTGCCGTCAGCGGCGGCGCTAACGGCACGTTCACTGCCGGAGACGAGATGACCGTCACCTTCACCCCGCGCGACGCGCAGGATAACCCGGCGACCATCACGGCTGAGACTGCGGACACCATCACCGTGGCGGGCGCCGCGCCGGCCGAGGGCTCAGCCTGGACGCAGGCCGGCGGCGTCTGGACCCGCACCTTCACCGCGACGAGGGCGGGCACCGGCCTGACGGCCAGCGTCACGCTGGGCGACAGAACCGTCACCTCCGCCGCGTACACCATCACGGCGGGCGCGGCTTCTGCGGCCAACTCCACCCTTGCCGTCAGCGGCGGCGCTAACGGCACGTTCACTGCCGGAGACGAGATGACCGTCACCTTCACCCCGCGCGACGCGCAGGATAACCCGGCGACCATCACGGCTGAGACTGCGGACACCATCACCGTGGCGGGCGCCGCGCCGGCCGAGGGCTCAGCCTGGACGCAGGCCGGCGGCGTCTGGACCCGCACCTTCACCGCGACGAGGGCGGGCACCGGCCTGACGGCCAGCGTCACGCTGGGCGACAGAACCGTCACCTCCGCCGCGTACACCATCACGGCGGGCGCGGCTTCTGCGGCCAACTCCACCCTTGCCGTCAGCGGCGGCGCTAACGGCACGTTCACTGCCGGAGACGAGATGACCGTCACCTTCACCCCGCGCGACGCGCAGGATAACCCGGCGACCATCACGGCTGAGACTGCGGACACCATCACCGTGGCGGGCGCCGCGCCGGCCGAGGGCTCAGCCTGGACGCAGGCCGACGGCGTCTGGACCCGCACCTTCACCGCGACGACGGCGGACACCGGCCTGACGGCCGGCATCACGCTGGGCGACGGAAGCATCACCTCCGCCGCGTACACCATCACGGCGGGCGCGGCTTCTGCGGCCAACTCCACCCTTGCCGTCAGCGGCGGCGCTAACGGCACGTTCACTGCCGGAGACGAGATGACCGTCACCTTCACCCCGCGCGACGCGCAGGATAACCCGGCGACCATCACGGCTGAGACTGCGGACACCATCACCGTGGCGGGCGCCGCGCCGGCCGAGGGCTCAGCCTGGACGCAGGCCGACGGCGTCTGGACCCGCACCTTCACCGCGACGACGGCGGACACCGGCCTGACGGCCGGCATCACGCTGGGCGACGGAAGCATCACCTCCGCCGCGTACACCATCACGGCGGGCGCGGCTTCTGCGGCCAACTCCACCCTTGCCGTCAGCGGCGGCGCTAACGGCACGTTCACTGCCGGAGACGAGATGACCGTCACCTTCACCCCGCGCGACGCGCAGGATAACCCGGCGACCATCACGGCTGAGACTGCGGACACCATCACCGTGGCGGGCGCCGCGCCGGCCGAGGGCTCAGCCTGGACGCAGGCCGGCGGCGTCTGGACCCGCACCTTCACCGCGACGAGGGCGGGCACCGGCCTGACGGCCAGCGTCACGCTGGGCGACAGAACCGTCACCTCCGCCGCGTACACCATCACGGCGGGCGCGGCTTCTGCGGCCAACTCCACCCTTGCCGTCAGCGGCGGCGCTAACGGCACGTTCACTGCCGGAGACGAGATGACCGTCACCTTCACCCCGCGCGACGCGCAGGATAACCCGGCGACCATCACGGCTGAGACTGCGGACACCATCACCGTGGCGGGCGCCGCGCCGGCCGAGGGCTCAGCCTGGACGCAGGCCGACGGCGTCTGGACCCGCACCTTCACCGCGACGACGGCGGACACCGGCCTGACGGCCAGCGTCACGCTGGGCGACGGAACCGTCACCTCCGCCGCGTACACCATCACGGCGGGCGCGCCTTCTGCGGCCACCTCCACCTTTGTCGTCAGCGGCAACACGTTCAGGATTGGAGACGAGATGACCGTCACCTTCACCGCGATCGACGCGTTTAACAACCCGACGAACATAGATCCTACAGTTCTGGGGATTCTGGTGAACCTCGAGGGCGCCGTGCAGGCCGAGGGCTCAACCTGGACGCAGGTCGACGACGGCGTCTGGACCACCATCTTCATCGCGACGACCGCGACGGAGGAGGGCGCCTTAATGACGGGCGGCTTCATGCTGGCCGACGGAGGCATCAGCACCGGCCCGTACAACATTACGGCGAGTGCCACGAACTAA
- a CDS encoding Rpn family recombination-promoting nuclease/putative transposase, with the protein MKKKNSTLTPHDATFRQFLTQPDIARDFMELHLPAELRAICDLSTLKLESGSFVEDDLRQYFSDVLYSLKTTAGDGYIHVLVEHQSTPDKHMAFRLIRYAVAAMQRHLEAGNKKLPLVIPVLFYTGKRSPYPYSTLWLDEFDDPALAGKLYRSAFPLVDVTVIPDDEIAGHRSMAALTLLQKHIHQRDLAELVDRLAPILLAGYLSSSQVISLVHYIVQAGETADAEAFVRELALRVPQHGDTLMTIAQQLEQKGIEKGRAEGLQLGEQRGIEKGRNEGKLEVARTMLENGIDRNTVMKMTGLTEDDLAQIRH; encoded by the coding sequence ATGAAGAAGAAAAACAGTACACTCACTCCCCACGATGCCACGTTCAGGCAGTTCCTGACTCAACCGGATATTGCCCGGGATTTTATGGAGCTGCATCTGCCGGCAGAACTGCGTGCCATATGCGATCTCAGCACGCTGAAGCTGGAATCCGGCTCGTTCGTTGAGGATGATCTCCGCCAGTATTTCAGCGACGTCCTCTACAGCCTGAAAACCACAGCCGGCGACGGATATATTCATGTCCTGGTCGAGCATCAGTCAACACCGGACAAACATATGGCTTTTCGCCTGATACGCTATGCCGTGGCTGCCATGCAACGCCATCTGGAAGCGGGCAATAAAAAGTTGCCCCTGGTTATACCTGTCCTTTTCTATACTGGTAAACGCAGCCCGTATCCGTACTCTACCCTCTGGCTGGATGAGTTTGACGATCCGGCTCTGGCAGGCAAACTCTACAGAAGCGCTTTCCCACTGGTAGACGTTACGGTCATTCCGGATGATGAAATCGCCGGACATCGCAGCATGGCCGCCCTGACCTTACTGCAAAAGCATATTCACCAGCGGGACCTGGCTGAACTGGTTGACCGGCTGGCACCCATCCTGCTGGCCGGATATCTGTCTTCATCGCAGGTCATATCGCTGGTACACTATATCGTGCAGGCAGGCGAAACAGCTGATGCCGAAGCCTTTGTACGCGAACTGGCACTGCGTGTGCCGCAACACGGAGACACACTTATGACCATCGCACAACAGCTTGAACAGAAAGGTATCGAGAAGGGCAGGGCTGAAGGCCTGCAGCTGGGTGAACAGCGCGGTATTGAAAAAGGCCGCAATGAAGGCAAACTCGAAGTTGCCCGTACCATGCTGGAAAACGGCATCGACCGTAATACCGTCATGAAAATGACAGGTCTGACTGAAGACGACCTGGCGCAGATCCGCCACTAA
- a CDS encoding carbonic anhydrase, which yields MKGKLMLGIMLATCFSVGATEHSQHWGYEGQESPEHWGKLSPDFALCETGKNQSPVNIQGALKTHHSKPVLVFEQGKQQIINNGHTIQINVSEGNTLRLDDDIFALQQFHFHAPSENEIDGKQFPLEGHFVYKDKKGSLAVLALMFNEGKANPQLTKAWQQMPAKVNQAAILTQPVDINALLPENVGVYRFSGSLTTPPCSEGVIWMVLEQPVSASAEQIRQFRSVLQHANNRPVQPLNGRVIIN from the coding sequence ATGAAAGGAAAACTTATGCTGGGCATCATGCTAGCAACCTGTTTCTCTGTCGGGGCAACAGAACATTCTCAGCATTGGGGTTATGAAGGCCAGGAAAGTCCTGAGCACTGGGGCAAGCTTTCACCTGATTTTGCACTCTGTGAAACCGGTAAAAACCAGTCACCGGTCAATATCCAGGGGGCACTGAAAACGCATCACAGCAAACCTGTTCTGGTTTTCGAGCAGGGTAAACAGCAAATAATCAACAATGGCCATACTATTCAGATTAACGTTAGTGAAGGTAATACCCTGCGTCTGGACGACGATATTTTTGCACTGCAGCAATTTCATTTCCATGCACCAAGTGAAAATGAGATCGATGGCAAACAGTTCCCGCTGGAAGGACATTTTGTCTATAAAGATAAAAAGGGTTCTCTGGCTGTTTTGGCGCTGATGTTTAATGAAGGGAAAGCTAATCCGCAACTGACAAAAGCCTGGCAGCAAATGCCAGCTAAAGTTAATCAAGCTGCCATACTGACGCAGCCGGTGGATATCAACGCTTTGTTGCCTGAGAACGTCGGGGTCTACCGCTTTAGTGGATCCCTGACAACGCCCCCTTGTTCTGAAGGTGTGATCTGGATGGTACTGGAACAACCTGTCAGCGCTTCCGCTGAACAAATCAGGCAATTCCGCTCAGTACTTCAGCATGCAAACAATCGCCCGGTACAGCCGCTGAATGGCCGCGTTATCATTAATTGA
- a CDS encoding IS110 family transposase, protein MSVSNQRCAGIDVSKGTLDIAISNIASQFTVPNGTDGFTQVLRELKRNDTRLILMEATGGLESGVACYLQSEGFDVVVINPRQARDFARAMGYLAKTDRIDARVLLQMSEVINQHPEREKYIRPLPDAHRQILAAMVARRRQLTAMLTAERNRLHPSHPLSHASIRSIISALKGELARIDGEMAIHIKKHFSELSELLNAVKGVGTATVAVLLAEVPELGSLSRREISALIGVASVNRDSGTMRGRRTVFGGRASVRTALYMSALVGTRHNPIIKEFYTRLVAAGKPKKVALTACIRKLLTILNAMLKKNEAWDPMYHQHAS, encoded by the coding sequence ATGAGCGTGTCAAATCAACGTTGTGCAGGCATAGATGTTTCAAAAGGTACTCTGGATATTGCAATCAGCAATATTGCCAGCCAGTTCACTGTACCAAATGGAACTGATGGTTTTACTCAAGTTCTCAGGGAGTTAAAGAGAAATGACACAAGGTTGATCCTCATGGAAGCGACAGGGGGGCTGGAGTCAGGTGTGGCTTGTTATCTTCAATCAGAAGGCTTTGACGTTGTCGTCATTAATCCCCGCCAGGCTCGAGATTTTGCCCGTGCAATGGGCTATCTGGCGAAGACTGATCGTATAGATGCCAGAGTATTGCTTCAGATGTCGGAAGTTATTAACCAGCACCCGGAACGGGAAAAATACATTCGTCCCTTGCCTGATGCCCACAGGCAGATTCTGGCTGCGATGGTGGCCAGACGCAGACAGCTAACAGCCATGCTTACAGCCGAACGAAACCGATTACATCCCTCGCATCCTCTGAGCCATGCAAGCATTAGATCAATTATTTCGGCCCTGAAGGGCGAGTTGGCGCGTATTGATGGTGAAATGGCGATTCACATCAAGAAGCATTTCAGTGAATTATCCGAGCTTCTGAACGCAGTTAAAGGCGTTGGAACTGCGACAGTCGCCGTGCTACTGGCAGAAGTTCCGGAACTTGGCTCACTGTCACGACGAGAAATTAGCGCCCTTATTGGGGTTGCTTCAGTAAACAGGGATTCCGGTACGATGCGCGGTCGCCGAACAGTATTCGGAGGGCGAGCTTCAGTCCGTACAGCGCTCTATATGTCAGCCCTGGTTGGGACGAGGCACAACCCGATAATTAAAGAGTTCTATACACGCCTGGTTGCCGCAGGAAAACCCAAAAAAGTTGCACTGACGGCCTGCATAAGAAAATTGTTGACCATACTGAACGCAATGCTGAAAAAGAATGAAGCATGGGATCCAATGTATCACCAACATGCTTCGTAA
- a CDS encoding DUF2913 family protein: protein MRSMEKTGHLAWCALVALHTAREDGLVLSESQENLFITRWFAQAKKQRRFSRDVATDIDWILDQGRRLGVRARLQHKLDYLWRSCSGEISEQNDLFRLTYALELAKQYDWVYHVLSDSEWSGRRQIQPMASVNSIFLLKSALDTGFNDDGKQVMPVPARIGGRTDGLNALLKTCGWEAVSNDDHWALMTTSAG, encoded by the coding sequence ATGAGAAGCATGGAAAAAACGGGCCATCTGGCATGGTGCGCTCTTGTTGCCCTGCACACGGCGCGGGAAGACGGACTGGTGCTGTCAGAGTCGCAGGAAAACCTGTTTATTACCCGCTGGTTTGCGCAGGCGAAAAAGCAGCGGCGCTTTTCTCGTGACGTTGCCACCGATATTGACTGGATACTGGATCAGGGGCGAAGACTTGGCGTTCGGGCAAGGTTACAGCATAAGCTGGATTATCTCTGGCGCAGTTGCTCCGGCGAAATCTCTGAGCAGAACGATCTCTTTCGCCTGACCTACGCCCTAGAGCTGGCTAAGCAGTACGACTGGGTGTATCACGTACTCAGCGACAGTGAGTGGAGCGGCCGGCGTCAGATTCAGCCGATGGCGTCGGTAAACAGCATCTTTCTGCTGAAAAGCGCGCTTGATACCGGTTTTAATGATGACGGGAAGCAGGTTATGCCGGTGCCAGCGAGAATTGGCGGACGAACTGACGGGCTGAATGCGCTGCTGAAAACCTGTGGCTGGGAGGCCGTCAGCAACGACGATCACTGGGCACTGATGACCACCAGTGCGGGTTGA